In Desulfopila inferna, the DNA window TTATCCGTGACGAAATCTATTATCGTCAAGCCAGGGCAATGGGGCTGGATCGTCAGGACCCCGTGATCAGGAGAAGAATGCGGCAGCAGATGGAGTTCATCTTCGAGGACATATCTTCCCAGGATGAGCCGACCGATGCAGAGCTGAGCACCTTCATGCTGGAGAATCCTGAACGTTACCTGATAGATCCGCAGGTATCATTTCTTCATGTATACATTCGTACAGACGGAGCGGCGGCACAAGCAGGAAACGAGACCGTGCGGCTTCTCTCTCTGTTGCAAGAAGGTGCTGAACCCTCCACTTTAGGCGCTCCCTTTTTGCTGGGAAACGACATCCGTCTGTCACCTCTCTGGGAGATCAGCAACAGGTTCGGCGATGATTTTGGCAGGCGACTGCTGGAGGTGCAGCCCGGCAGATGGGAGGGGCCGCTGCCATCTGCCTATGGTCTCCATCTGGTATTCATCACAGATGTTAAAGAAAGCCGTCTTCCCCCCCTTGCTGAAGTGCGGGAAGTGGTTGCTCGTGACCTGATGCGCATGCGCCAGCAAATGCTCAAGGATGAAACCTACGCCAAACTGAAGGAAAAATATACGGTTGTTATCGAACAGCCACAGGAAGTGGTTGCCAATACAGCTGCGGAGGCGGCGATGGAGTCACCAAATTGACATGAGGCTGCTCTTCTTTTTTATACTGCTTTTTGGGCAATGTACTCTTTGTCTGGAGAGCTCTGCCCATGAGTCACAGCCCGGAACCCTGGAAATCCGGGAACGTGCCGACCAGCGCTATGAGCTGACATGGCGGGCGCCGATCTATTACGGCGGGCCCCATCCCGCCAGGCTCGAATTGCCGGAACTCTGGCGGGACACGATTGTTCCCGAAGAAAAGTTACTTCCAGACTCGCAGGTTTTCCGCCGTGTTGTAGCCCTGGATGGAAAAGGTGTTGATGGGAGTATTATCCGCTTTCCCGGTCTCGAGAAAACAATAACCACAGTCTTTGTCCGCTTGATCCGACTCGACGGTACCTCAACAACGGAGGTTGTCAGACCCACCTTGCCCTCTGTGAGATTGCGCGGAGAACGTCCAGCGAATGTCGCAGCTTTTGAGTACACCGGATTGGGTTTTTACCATATCCTCCAGGGTATAGACCACTTGCTTTTCGTGCTCGGCCTGCTTCTCATCGTCAAAGGCAGAATGATGCTTGTCAAGACGATTACGGCTTTTACCGTTGCCCACAGTATAACGCTGGGTATTGCCACTCTCGGCTATGCCAGCGTACCGTTGGCGCCGCTCAATGCGGCAATTGCTCTTTCTATACTGTTTCTTGGCCCGGAAATAGTCCGTTCATGGAGAGGCCAGTCAAGCCTGACCATCCGCTATCCCTGGATGGTGGCTTTTTTATTTGGACTGCTGCATGGGTTCGGTTTTGCAAGCGGACTGACAACTACAGGCATGCCGCAAGCGGAAATCCCCCTGGCGCTGCTTTTTTTTAATGTAGGCGTTGAATTTGGTCAGCTTGCCTTTGTGTTTACTGCGCTTGCGTTGGTCCCCTCATTTACAATCCTCGAGGTTCATTGGCCAAGGCCGGTTACAGCATTGCCAGGCTATGTTGTTGGCAGTCTC includes these proteins:
- a CDS encoding peptidyl-prolyl cis-trans isomerase → MTTLLKFLKEPLLHFLLIGAGLFFLSGYGNGPAPMQTGQTGESSTEIVVTGSNIDQLVETFSKTWQREPTQKEEAGLIETFIRDEIYYRQARAMGLDRQDPVIRRRMRQQMEFIFEDISSQDEPTDAELSTFMLENPERYLIDPQVSFLHVYIRTDGAAAQAGNETVRLLSLLQEGAEPSTLGAPFLLGNDIRLSPLWEISNRFGDDFGRRLLEVQPGRWEGPLPSAYGLHLVFITDVKESRLPPLAEVREVVARDLMRMRQQMLKDETYAKLKEKYTVVIEQPQEVVANTAAEAAMESPN
- a CDS encoding HupE/UreJ family protein, which codes for MRLLFFFILLFGQCTLCLESSAHESQPGTLEIRERADQRYELTWRAPIYYGGPHPARLELPELWRDTIVPEEKLLPDSQVFRRVVALDGKGVDGSIIRFPGLEKTITTVFVRLIRLDGTSTTEVVRPTLPSVRLRGERPANVAAFEYTGLGFYHILQGIDHLLFVLGLLLIVKGRMMLVKTITAFTVAHSITLGIATLGYASVPLAPLNAAIALSILFLGPEIVRSWRGQSSLTIRYPWMVAFLFGLLHGFGFASGLTTTGMPQAEIPLALLFFNVGVEFGQLAFVFTALALVPSFTILEVHWPRPVTALPGYVVGSLGAYWTIQRTVILLGVV